In the genome of Hemiscyllium ocellatum isolate sHemOce1 chromosome 12, sHemOce1.pat.X.cur, whole genome shotgun sequence, one region contains:
- the LOC132820964 gene encoding lysophosphatidic acid receptor 6-like — MAEPNFTCNPNDSFKYTLYSSVYSLVFLIGLVSNCVALYVLRCSLQLRNETITYMTNLAVSDLLFVFTLPFRIFYYVTRDWPFGDLLCKVSGTLFLTNMYGSILFLTCISVDRFLAIVHPFRSRMLRTKRNAIIVCVAVWVTVLTGSVPATFLRTTNNTANQTKTCFENFSSQAWKHFLSKIVIFIEIVGFFIPLLLNIFCFSMVLKTLKQPITLSRSKLNKKKVLRMIVVHFLIFITCFVPYNVTLVMYSLVRTGTVGNCSVVTVVKAMYPITLCFAVSNCCFDPIVYYFTSETFKNSIKRKSKSLRLDSDFETSPSASFLSSTVRTLKSKMLNSESTV, encoded by the coding sequence ATGGCAGAACCAAACTTTACATGTAACCCGAACGACTCCTTCAAGTATACAttgtacagcagtgtgtacagttTGGTGTTTCTAATTGGCCTCGTGTCAAATTGTGTGGCTCTGTACGTCTTGAGGTGTTCCTTACAACTCCGAAACGAAACGATAACCTACATGACCAACCTGGCAGTGTCAGACCTGTTGTTTGTTTTCACGCTGCCCTTTCGGATTTTTTATTATGTGACAAGAGACTGGCCTTTTGGGGATTTGCTGTGCAAGGTTTCGGGAACGCTGTTTCTCACCAACATGTATGGGAGCATCCTCTTCCTGACCTGCATCAGCGTGGATCGCTTCCTGGCTATCGTTCACCCTTTTCGATCAAGGATGCTGAGGACGAAAAGAAACGCCATCATTGTGTGTGTGGCCGTGTGGGTGACAGTGCTCACGGGAAGCGTGCCTGCAACCTTTTTGCGAACCACCAACAATACAGCCAACCAAACCAAGACCTGCTTCGAGAACTTCTCCAGCCAGGCTTGGAAACACTTTCTGTCGAAGATTGTCATATTCATTGAGATCGTGGGCTTCTTTATTCCTCTGCTGTTGAACATCTTCTGTTTCTCAATGGTGCTTAAGACTTTAAAACAACCCATTACTCTTTCCCGAAGCAAGTTAAACAAGAAAAAAGTTCTCCGCATGATTGTGGTCCATTTCCTCATTTTCATCACCTGCTTCGTACCCTACAATGTAACTCTGGTGATGTATTCACTGGTAAGGACTGGAACAGTGGGAAACTGCTCTGTCGTGACCGTAGTTAAAGCAATGTACCCCATTACGCTATGCTTTGCCGTATCCAACTGTTGTTTTGACCCAATTGTGTATTACTTCACTTCAGAAACTTTTAAGAATTCCATCAAACGAAAGTCCAAGTCACTCCGGCTGGACTCGGACTTTGAGACTTCGCCCTCTGCCAGCTTCCTCAGTAGTACCGTAAGAACACTCAAATCCAAAATGCTCAATTCAGAGTCGACTGTTTAA